Genomic DNA from Lutibacter sp. A80:
GTATGATACGATGTTCTAATTGATATAAAGATCCAAGACTTATTTGTAAGAGTCTCCCTAAATTTTTATTTAAACTTTTGGCGCAATCCTCTGTAATATTTGCTGGGATTAAAATTGAATAGCGATTGATTTGAGAAATTAACCCATAATCTTTAGAACTAGAAAATTTTTGTGTGAAAGTGTACACTTCCTTAACAAGATTTCGTAAATTATTCCAAATAGTTAAGTTTCTAAAAGTTCTCATAATTTAATCTAACACTTTCCGCTTTTATCTTTATCCAATAATCATTCCTGCAATTGTAGCTGATAGTAATGAAGCTATTGAACCTCCAATTAGTGCTTTCATTCCAAATTCTGAAAGTGTTTTACGTTGTCCAGGAGCTAAGGATCCAATACCTCCAATTTGAATTCCAATAGAAGCAAAATTTGCAAATCCACAAAGCATATATGTTGCCATAATTACAGATTTGTTATAGGTAAAATGGGTAATATTAGCTACGTTTTTAAGTTCAGCTAATTGTATATAACCAACAAACTCACTTGCTGCTAATTTTACACCTAATAATTGTCCCATAAGCATAATATCTTCTTTAGCAACTCCAATTAACCACATTAAAGGAGCAAAAATTGTACCCAAAATAGCTTCTAAAGTAAATTTTTGGTATGGTGTGTTTGCAACCATCCAATCGTTTAAGTTAGTAACGTCTCCAATCCAACCTAATATACCATTTAGCATTGCAATAATTGCTACAAATACCAAAAGCATTGCAGCTACATTTGCAGCTAATTTTAGGCCTTCTGTTGTTCCGTTGGCAATAGCATCTAGTATGTTAGAGCCAATTTTTTCTTGAGAAACGTGTACATCAGTATTTATGCTTTCAGTTTGTGGATATAAAATTTTTGAAATTACAATTGCTCCAGGTGCAGCCATAACAGAAGCGGCTAATAAATGTTTTGCAAAATGTAAACGAAGTTCTGGGTCGTTACCTCCTAAAAAACCAATATATGCAGCTAAAACTCCACCGGCTACTGTTGCCATACCACCAATCATAACTAATAATATTTCTGAACGATTCATACGTTCTAAATATGCTTTAATCATTAAAGGAGCTTCAGTTTGACCTAAAAATATGTTTCCTGCAACAGATAAGCTTTCTGCTCCAGAAATATGTAATAGTTTTGTAAGTAGCCAAGCTAAACCTTTCACTATTATTTGAATAATTCCTAAGTAAAATAATAAAGAAGTTAATGCTGAAAAGAATATGATAGTTGGCAGTATTTGAAACACAAATATAAAGCCGTACGATTCTATATTCATTAAACCTCCGAATAAAAACTCACTACCTGCAGCTGTATAATCTAAAATGTTTGTAAAAATACTTCCTACAAATTCAAAAATAGCTTGTACAAAAGGGACTTTTAAAACGCCAATAGCTATTAAAAGTTGGGCTGTTAAACCGGCACCAACAGTTTTCCAATTTATTGCTTTTTTATTACTGCTAAATAAATACGCAACAAGTAGTAAAGAAAGCATTCCTAAAATTCCTCTCCATAAAGAATTAATTGAGAAACCTTGGTTTTCGATTATTAAATTTGGTGTAATTTCTTGTGAATTTGCAATTGCAATACTAAAAAATAGTAGTGTAGCTAAACCAATTTTTTTTATCATTTTTGAAGTTTGATT
This window encodes:
- a CDS encoding four helix bundle protein yields the protein MRTFRNLTIWNNLRNLVKEVYTFTQKFSSSKDYGLISQINRYSILIPANITEDCAKSLNKNLGRLLQISLGSLYQLEHRIILCLDLKLSVQTDS
- a CDS encoding NupC/NupG family nucleoside CNT transporter; this translates as MIKKIGLATLLFFSIAIANSQEITPNLIIENQGFSINSLWRGILGMLSLLLVAYLFSSNKKAINWKTVGAGLTAQLLIAIGVLKVPFVQAIFEFVGSIFTNILDYTAAGSEFLFGGLMNIESYGFIFVFQILPTIIFFSALTSLLFYLGIIQIIVKGLAWLLTKLLHISGAESLSVAGNIFLGQTEAPLMIKAYLERMNRSEILLVMIGGMATVAGGVLAAYIGFLGGNDPELRLHFAKHLLAASVMAAPGAIVISKILYPQTESINTDVHVSQEKIGSNILDAIANGTTEGLKLAANVAAMLLVFVAIIAMLNGILGWIGDVTNLNDWMVANTPYQKFTLEAILGTIFAPLMWLIGVAKEDIMLMGQLLGVKLAASEFVGYIQLAELKNVANITHFTYNKSVIMATYMLCGFANFASIGIQIGGIGSLAPGQRKTLSEFGMKALIGGSIASLLSATIAGMIIG